The genome window AACAATATAATCATCCACCCGGCAGGACAGCGCCTGTTTGAGCTTTTTGACACTGTCGTTGGCGGTAACCATCAGCACTTTGGTGTCCTGCCATTCGGGAACAGTGCGGATGCGGCGGGTGGTTTCCAATCCGTTTAATTCCGGCATATCGATATCCATCAGCACCACATCCGGTTTCGTGCGCTTCATTTTGGCAAGTGCAACCAAACCGTTTTCAGCTTCTGCTGTTTTATATCCCAAATCAGATAAGCCGCGCGATAAAATTTGCCGATTAATCAGCTGGTCGTCCACTATC of Calditrichia bacterium contains these proteins:
- a CDS encoding response regulator, translating into MSQQNDQSGMSRKDEEMVNELFQSDDGQIRGKIKLSDFLILIVDDQLINRQILSRGLSDLGYKTAEAENGLVALAKMKRTKPDVVLMDIDMPELNGLETTRRIRTVPEWQDTKVLMVTANDSVKKLKQALSCRVDDYIVKPIKITDIDRRIRQHLNLNNAT